Proteins encoded in a region of the Pseudomonadota bacterium genome:
- a CDS encoding glycosyl transferase encodes MRIASLVLAHRDPAQLRRLLRRLVEMGTVYVHLDARADLRVFSEGVPPDVRWVRPRIPVRWGCMSVVWAALGGLRAVMRESPDYVHLLSGHDYPLCGADAMRSLLAGGGEFIEVRARPEEASRYERFHLDQWLSCARLRRPVERVLNAALAPRTPPLEIHLGSGWFTVTGALARYFVAFCDRRPDVMRFFRLTRVPDEMLFQSIAMQSPFRHALAGHNLRFIDFDGGPHPRALTLDDVPALARSGHLFARKFVPRTSDGALDAIDALA; translated from the coding sequence GTGCGCATCGCAAGCCTGGTTCTGGCCCACCGCGATCCCGCCCAGCTGCGGCGCCTTCTGCGCCGTCTGGTCGAGATGGGGACCGTCTACGTGCATCTCGACGCCCGCGCCGACCTGCGCGTCTTCTCGGAAGGCGTTCCGCCCGACGTGCGCTGGGTGAGACCGCGCATCCCGGTGCGCTGGGGCTGCATGAGCGTGGTCTGGGCCGCGCTCGGCGGATTGCGCGCCGTGATGCGCGAATCGCCGGACTACGTGCATCTGCTCAGCGGCCATGACTACCCGCTGTGCGGGGCTGACGCCATGCGTTCCCTGCTCGCGGGCGGGGGTGAGTTCATCGAGGTGCGTGCGCGACCCGAGGAGGCGTCGCGCTACGAGCGGTTTCACCTCGATCAGTGGCTGTCGTGCGCGCGCCTGCGTCGCCCCGTCGAGCGCGTGCTGAACGCGGCCCTCGCGCCGCGCACGCCGCCCCTCGAGATCCACCTCGGCTCTGGCTGGTTCACCGTCACGGGCGCCCTGGCGCGCTACTTCGTCGCGTTCTGTGACCGCCGTCCGGATGTGATGCGGTTCTTTCGCCTCACCCGCGTGCCCGACGAGATGCTCTTCCAGAGCATCGCCATGCAGTCACCGTTCCGACACGCGCTGGCGGGGCACAACCTGCGCTTCATCGACTTCGACGGGGGACCGCACCCCCGCGCCCTCACGCTCGATGATGTTCCCGCACTGGCGCGCAGCGGCCATCTGTTCGCGCGCAAGTTCGTCCCCCGCACCTCCGATGGGGCCCTCGATGCCATCGACGCCCTGGCCTGA
- a CDS encoding alpha-1,2-fucosyltransferase, which produces MSTSHVGTRGRNASARRWAETVWRWLMMKTPTSVIRRQFGCSVTRTLPGAVQGVWKPPRVIEVVLNGRLGNWLFEYAAGRALALRRGTTLRLNLSHKRRLLDWRASWVVAQLRRFSLEAELSTRAPGRGLHPYEEPSLEFSSAVLDLPNDTCLNGYFQSERYFQAIASTIRRELVITPPNDAATAAVEARIAACISVAVHVRRTDYLRIGRDLLDLAWYATAMQHCREQHEACRFFVFSDDPAWCRSHFTQADCEVVDLPLSKRDPVNDLRLMTLCRHHIIANSTYSWWGAWLASSPEKTVRAPSRWLPDSKGDAQLMATLLPPQWIRVENGTFPADGAARGHR; this is translated from the coding sequence ATGTCGACCAGCCACGTGGGCACGAGGGGGCGGAATGCTTCAGCCAGACGCTGGGCGGAGACGGTCTGGCGGTGGCTCATGATGAAGACGCCCACGTCGGTCATTCGCCGTCAGTTCGGTTGCAGCGTGACACGAACCCTTCCAGGAGCCGTGCAGGGGGTGTGGAAACCCCCTCGCGTGATCGAAGTCGTGCTGAACGGTCGGCTGGGCAACTGGCTCTTCGAGTATGCGGCCGGCCGCGCGCTGGCGCTGCGTCGTGGCACGACGCTTCGCCTCAACCTCTCGCACAAGCGGCGCCTGCTCGACTGGCGAGCCTCGTGGGTGGTGGCCCAGCTGCGTCGATTCAGCCTCGAGGCCGAGCTCTCGACACGCGCGCCCGGCCGTGGCCTGCACCCCTATGAAGAGCCGTCGCTCGAATTCTCTTCGGCGGTGCTCGATCTCCCCAATGACACCTGTCTCAACGGCTATTTCCAGAGCGAGCGCTACTTCCAGGCGATCGCGAGCACGATTCGACGCGAGCTCGTCATCACGCCGCCGAACGACGCGGCCACGGCGGCCGTCGAGGCGCGCATCGCCGCGTGCATCTCGGTGGCCGTTCATGTGCGGCGCACCGACTATCTGCGCATCGGGCGCGACCTGCTCGATCTCGCGTGGTACGCCACCGCGATGCAGCACTGCCGCGAGCAGCACGAGGCCTGTCGCTTCTTCGTCTTCTCTGACGACCCGGCCTGGTGTCGCTCGCACTTCACACAGGCCGACTGCGAGGTCGTCGACCTGCCGCTGTCTAAGCGCGATCCGGTCAACGATCTGCGGTTGATGACGCTGTGCCGTCATCACATCATCGCCAACAGCACCTACTCGTGGTGGGGGGCGTGGCTCGCGTCGTCGCCCGAGAAGACGGTGCGCGCGCCATCGCGGTGGCTGCCCGATTCCAAGGGCGATGCGCAGCTGATGGCCACCCTGCTGCCGCCGCAGTGGATTCGGGTGGAGAATGGCACCTTCCCGGCAGACGGCGCAGCGAGAGGCCATCGCTGA
- a CDS encoding glycosyltransferase family 2 protein gives MRKRGLWWAAALGAAALWARLERRAAMSARVRANDDARRRLLGGLQSEGPDDSDLAREITIVVTACDRPCCIVRFLESVRRYFPTVPVLVCDNSRDTLLPHGAAVQPAIRWLHPAEGAPHTVGAGRNRLLAHVETPFFFLCDDDHVFTSATDLRRMLTFLHDTGYDLVAGCQGRGDYGTAIFEMHEGLAVQRFYRHRGVVGDGAVDCDRVSNSWLARTDSVRAAGGWEARVFAAEHAEFFLRCSRRGLRVAQMAGVWVDHDTRCERVPGLWGGLRRLLPHPDPDYAERRSGGRGWGHARRARDLERRWCWEKNGVRGIVGRSTRRERLRFLDEMRVLEDRGTDL, from the coding sequence ATGAGGAAGCGGGGGCTTTGGTGGGCGGCCGCACTCGGGGCTGCGGCGCTCTGGGCGCGTCTCGAGCGGCGTGCGGCGATGTCGGCGCGGGTGCGGGCGAACGATGATGCGCGGCGTCGCTTGCTCGGTGGGCTTCAGAGCGAAGGTCCAGACGACAGCGACCTCGCCCGCGAGATCACCATTGTGGTGACGGCCTGCGATCGGCCATGCTGCATCGTCCGATTCCTCGAATCGGTGCGCCGGTACTTTCCCACGGTTCCGGTTCTGGTCTGCGACAACAGCCGAGACACGTTGCTCCCGCACGGCGCCGCCGTTCAGCCCGCCATCCGCTGGCTGCACCCTGCGGAGGGGGCGCCCCATACGGTGGGCGCCGGACGCAACCGGCTGCTCGCGCACGTCGAGACCCCGTTCTTCTTTCTCTGTGACGACGACCACGTCTTCACGTCGGCCACCGACCTGCGGCGCATGCTGACCTTCCTCCACGACACCGGCTACGATCTGGTGGCCGGGTGCCAGGGACGCGGCGATTATGGCACCGCCATCTTCGAGATGCACGAGGGGCTTGCGGTCCAGCGCTTCTACCGTCACCGCGGCGTGGTGGGCGATGGGGCGGTGGACTGTGATCGCGTGTCGAACTCGTGGCTCGCTCGAACAGACTCGGTGCGCGCTGCAGGTGGGTGGGAGGCGCGCGTGTTCGCGGCAGAGCACGCGGAGTTCTTCCTGCGCTGCAGCCGCCGAGGCTTGCGCGTCGCACAGATGGCGGGGGTGTGGGTCGACCACGACACCCGATGCGAGCGGGTGCCGGGATTGTGGGGGGGGCTGCGCCGACTGCTGCCGCACCCGGATCCCGACTACGCAGAGCGGCGCTCCGGCGGCCGCGGATGGGGCCACGCAAGGCGCGCCCGCGATCTCGAGCGGCGCTGGTGCTGGGAGAAGAACGGTGTGCGCGGCATCGTTGGACGCTCCACGCGTCGAGAGCGTCTTCGGTTCCTCGATGAGATGCGCGTGCTCGAGGATCGTGGGACCGACCTCTGA
- a CDS encoding glycosyltransferase, translated as MSRPRALVTIMFVRNEADIIAHAIDHHLAHAVDHMLVADNGSTDETLDILRDYEKRGVLTLERDPSPHYPQAERMTRLLRRAQEEMGADAVICADADEFFVPSSGDLKDVFNRHWASVIRVRTRNLVPVDPDDADLPLHARTFVAVARPRSDGAWIYRASKPKVMVRPERVRAIDMGNHDAQVDPFTRRVSGRGVEVLHVPIRSYRQFERKVRIGAAALVANPRYTPSIGSHWRRWLELYHAGHLRDEFERLVIRTETERLAGIASGLVTDTVSMPWLTAVVPGDGR; from the coding sequence ATGAGCCGTCCCCGCGCGCTCGTCACCATCATGTTCGTGCGCAACGAGGCAGACATCATTGCGCACGCCATCGATCACCATCTCGCGCACGCAGTCGACCACATGCTCGTGGCCGACAACGGCAGCACCGACGAGACGCTCGACATCTTGCGCGACTATGAGAAGCGGGGCGTCTTGACCCTCGAGCGCGATCCGTCGCCGCACTATCCCCAGGCGGAGCGCATGACGCGCCTGCTTCGCCGCGCCCAGGAAGAGATGGGTGCAGACGCGGTCATCTGCGCTGATGCCGACGAGTTCTTCGTGCCTTCTTCGGGCGACCTGAAAGACGTGTTCAATCGACACTGGGCCTCTGTCATCCGCGTGCGCACGAGAAACCTGGTGCCCGTCGACCCGGATGACGCCGATCTGCCTCTTCACGCGCGCACCTTCGTGGCCGTGGCGCGACCCCGTTCAGACGGCGCGTGGATCTATCGCGCGAGCAAGCCCAAGGTGATGGTGCGTCCGGAGCGCGTGCGGGCCATCGACATGGGCAACCACGACGCGCAGGTCGACCCGTTCACGCGTCGGGTCTCGGGGCGTGGGGTTGAGGTGCTGCATGTACCCATTCGCAGCTACCGCCAGTTCGAGCGCAAGGTGCGCATCGGTGCTGCTGCGCTGGTCGCCAATCCGCGCTACACGCCTTCCATCGGCTCCCACTGGCGCCGCTGGCTCGAGCTCTATCACGCGGGACACCTGCGTGACGAGTTCGAGCGTCTTGTCATCCGGACCGAGACCGAGCGACTCGCGGGCATTGCCAGCGGACTCGTCACCGATACCGTGTCGATGCCGTGGTTGACAGCGGTCGTCCCGGGGGACGGGCGATGA
- a CDS encoding aldehyde dehydrogenase family protein gives MQAETRLEPIVVTSPFDGRTLGTVPAASTDDVRAAIGRADAAAEGWADLGVDARLRLLTAARGVLLARKDELARLVASEQGKPVMEALVAEIMSGLSALTYYIHETPKLLADAPRRHRLPFLADKHARLEVRPRGVTSVLSPWNYPFAIPFCEIAANLAAGNVVLLRPSTSTPLIALALIDIFHAAGVPRDVLQVITCRTREADPLVTDPRVRLLIFTGSTAVGRELMGRASKTLCRTVLELGGKDPFIVFADAPLERASRCAVWSAFMNAGQTCSSTERVYVHRSVIERFTERVVELTRALRVGDPLAPGTDVGPMTTADGVATVEAQVADALAHGAEVVIGGTRGEGRFFAPTVLRNVTHEMRVMRDETFGPLLPIMAFDSEDEAIRLANACDYGLTASVWTADRTLARRVTRRLESGTVTVNDANFTFAEAGAPWGGPKGSGIGRTHGPEGFAELVEVKFVSEDWSMRNRQLWWFPYEPARTRLFSTSFELLFSPSLTTRVASLVGLVPWMPLLAREADLPVILSRIPRMLTD, from the coding sequence GTGCAGGCGGAGACGCGCCTCGAACCCATCGTCGTCACGTCGCCCTTCGATGGGCGCACCCTCGGCACCGTGCCTGCGGCGTCGACCGATGACGTGCGGGCCGCCATCGGCCGTGCCGACGCGGCCGCAGAGGGCTGGGCCGACCTCGGGGTCGACGCGCGTCTTCGCCTGCTCACCGCTGCTCGAGGGGTGCTGCTCGCCCGAAAAGACGAACTGGCTCGCCTCGTGGCTTCAGAGCAAGGCAAACCCGTGATGGAAGCCCTGGTGGCGGAGATCATGAGCGGGCTGAGCGCGCTGACCTACTACATCCACGAGACCCCGAAGCTGCTCGCTGACGCTCCCCGCCGCCATCGGCTCCCCTTCCTGGCCGACAAGCACGCCCGCCTCGAGGTGCGCCCACGAGGGGTGACCAGCGTGCTCTCTCCCTGGAACTACCCCTTCGCCATTCCCTTCTGCGAGATCGCCGCCAACCTTGCGGCAGGCAACGTGGTGCTGCTGCGCCCTTCAACGAGCACACCCCTCATCGCTCTGGCGCTGATCGACATCTTCCACGCCGCCGGCGTGCCGCGAGACGTTCTGCAGGTCATCACCTGTCGGACGCGCGAGGCCGACCCCTTGGTCACCGACCCCCGCGTTCGCCTGCTCATCTTCACCGGAAGCACGGCAGTGGGACGAGAGCTCATGGGCCGGGCATCGAAGACCCTCTGTCGCACCGTGCTCGAGCTGGGCGGCAAGGACCCCTTCATCGTCTTTGCCGATGCGCCCCTCGAGCGCGCCTCGCGCTGCGCCGTATGGTCTGCCTTCATGAACGCGGGGCAGACCTGCTCGTCGACCGAGCGCGTCTACGTGCATCGCTCGGTGATCGAACGCTTCACCGAACGCGTGGTCGAGCTCACCCGCGCGTTGCGCGTGGGAGACCCGCTGGCGCCAGGCACAGACGTAGGCCCGATGACCACCGCCGACGGGGTCGCCACCGTAGAGGCCCAGGTTGCCGACGCCCTGGCCCACGGGGCTGAGGTCGTCATTGGCGGAACCCGAGGCGAAGGGCGGTTCTTTGCGCCCACCGTTCTGCGCAACGTCACCCACGAGATGCGCGTGATGCGCGACGAGACCTTTGGGCCGCTGCTTCCCATCATGGCGTTCGACAGCGAAGACGAAGCCATCCGCCTCGCAAACGCCTGCGACTACGGGCTCACCGCATCGGTCTGGACCGCCGATCGCACGCTGGCGCGTCGCGTGACGCGACGTCTCGAATCCGGCACGGTCACCGTGAACGACGCCAACTTCACCTTCGCCGAAGCGGGTGCGCCCTGGGGCGGGCCCAAGGGTTCCGGCATCGGCCGCACCCACGGCCCCGAGGGCTTTGCCGAGCTGGTCGAGGTGAAGTTCGTCTCTGAAGACTGGAGCATGCGCAACCGTCAGCTCTGGTGGTTCCCCTACGAGCCCGCGCGCACCCGATTGTTCTCGACCTCATTCGAGCTGCTCTTCTCACCCTCGCTCACGACGCGCGTCGCCAGTCTCGTCGGCCTGGTTCCGTGGATGCCCCTGCTGGCCCGAGAAGCAGATCTACCGGTGATCTTGTCGCGCATCCCCCGCATGCTCACCGACTGA